In Panicum virgatum strain AP13 chromosome 5K, P.virgatum_v5, whole genome shotgun sequence, the genomic window ACAAAACAATGAGTCACAGAGGTGCCATGAACCATTTCCATGATAACTGAAACTTTCTACGAAGAGTTCAACGgacaaagagcttgctcataaccgagagcgcgacaattcgaattgattataaccttgcaagggtgtactactttacccacacgatgcaaggaccatgcgacttaCCCAACTGGCCAAAGTTGAATAagggggtactcgcgtcaaccgttcccaacatggctcgatcattgaaatcttcacacctagcttacgcgtagagacttagtttccaccggggacatctctaaactttcctactcgtaggtccacccggggacacctcTAAGTCCCTCTacatagcccttggccacgtatctaggactgtacatcaatgatcaagtcaaggaaggtaattggcttatccgtaccattatattgaaCATCTGGTAGCACGAAAAGGTGCTCAAAGCCGAcgtcatccacggacggtccttaaacgatccaagcggacCTGCCTATGTGACTCCATtcactaggccctaccattccgctcaaatctcgatactaccaaactcttaacaacccaaccgaaccagtgcgatcaaggattatcggtaagtgtgatcctccaaaccattcctgtctagcgagcaatagaagtattctaagcagggctaagcatctagtcaagttaagtaattaactatctaactagtgccaagaatagggataacaaatcaaggaaggattatgcataaagataggtataaaaatgcaatacatacataatatatataacccaacattacccaagTGAGATAACTAAGCTAGTCAAAttagataggtgcaaggaatatacTTAGCTACTTGCCTTGGTTAGCTTcggactcgaccacgaacgggactccaggctcaggctcaacggactcggtgggctccacgggttcgacctccggcggttcggtcactataatacatgaatgcgatgcaagaattaagaaatgaacttaaCAACAAGCATAAACCATGGAAATAAATGAGCATGTAGAGAACAATATAAGGAACTcaagaaaattggttttgcagtaaaagcattttcctataagtaatcataaatagatcaattttcagctactctaagcaagataaatcagaaaaggaatgtaaactaaactaaacaaatccaagaaaattatcttagatactaggcatgaaaacaaagctaacaaaactagttttacTATTTTCCCACTTTCCAacaaaaagttctatattaaactattttcagacaaagtataagaaaacaaactaaaactttgataaacaACAAGTAAGCATGTCAAAAATTTAGACCACTGAAAAGTACACCTCATAAGGAGTCTAAaaaattttagtttgaaatttttagatcagtacacaaataaataagcattaaactcacttttgcaagataaaactatagataaatctacaataaagtaacatacaaaaaaatattttcttgagtagatctaatctagaggaatccaacaaaacaagtttcacaatttttggaggTCGGTACAATTTTCTATGCATTTTCAAGATTGCAGACATTCTAAACATCACCAAATCCTAGCATAATTGTTAAATGCACCCCGCATAGCCAGCCCAGAGGCCGACAAgcggggcccatgggccagcgACCCACCcaccgggtcaaggcaaggcACGCGCCTTGACCCGCGCGTgggcgcggccatggcgtcgCGCGGTACGGggggccacggcgacggcaggcggcggtggcgcgaggCGGCACGGCAAGGCGGGGCCGGAGTAGGCcgggggaggcgcgcacggtgatgcggaggtggcggcgagcctcaccggcgggTTGGACGGCGTgaaccggcggcggaggagcggcgcgacgagcagaggcagcggcgggcggaccgacgtggcggcggccctgcaggggaggggaaagggcCGGATGAGGGCCAAAATCAaaggaggagatggaggagaagctctCCCCACGAAGAATCGAGCTAtggctcaccgagggcggcgAATCGGCGGCAGCaaggagctcgggcggcggcaacaatggggaagaagaagggctagggtttgagaggggGAGCCGTGGAGAATGAGGCCACGGCGTCATCGTGGGGGGGGGATAAGTGCGAGCAGAAGACGCACGTGGCACGGAAGCGGGggatggccggcgcgtggcCCGGGGAcctgcggcggcgacgcgtgcgggcggcgcacggagcaaaacagagaggagggagagggagagggagaggctgacgggtgggcccggcagggattttttattttcttcttttttttcttgggcTGTGACACATTCTATCCGGGAAATCCTCTGATTCTTTCTGATTCTTTCCCTCaattgcttcttcttcctctccggcgGACTTGTATCCTAACATCTGGTATCACGAGCCTCTCGACTGGGAGCCAAAATTTTTTTCCCACTCCAGTTCCGTTCCTGCAGCCGCCGTGTCGTTCCCCAATAGTGCGGCCGCTTGGCCGGTGCCTCTTCCGAGCTCGGCGCTCATGCCCCGCCACCGACTTccagtcggcggcggccaccgcataGCGTCGGTTAGCCGTTCCGGCGCCGTCGCCCACTCCCTATCGCGCCGCTTAGGTTGTAGTGCAGGAACGTGACTCAACTGTGCCCAGGCTCCGCGCAAGGCCACGAGGTTCGAGTTGCAGATGACTACCTCCATGGACGAGCTCATGAAGAGGTTCGACGGGTTTGTAGCCGTGATGACGAAGATGCTCGACAAGCTTTCGGGCCTCGAGGAGTGGCGCTCAACCGCGGACGTGACGATGGCCAAGCTGCTGTCCTCGACTACCAACACAGCGCCGCCTCCACACCATTCGGAGCAAgtgccgtcctcctcctcgcgacCACCTCTGCAGCCCGTTCGCCCGATGACAGCACCGCCGCACCCGTCCGCGCACAACTTCAACCCATTCGACCTCAATTTGGCTCCACCCCAAGACATGCACCCATCTGCATCGTCTTCGGAGCGGCCCAGCGGGCACCACGTCGACCACCACCACCGGGATGTTGGCGGTGGGATTCTCAGATCCCATCCGCCACACCCGGTCACGGGTATGTTTCCTGAGCCGCCTCCTCATCGTCTTGATCACCACTCTCTTGGTCGTTCACCTCCTCTGCCCAAACTAGATTTCCCCAAATTTGACGGCGAAAACCCTTGGTTGTGGAGAGATCGTTGTGAGATGTATTTCGATGTCTATGGGGTGAGTGAGTCCTTGAAAACTCATTTTGCCGCTCTGAATTTTTCGGGCACAGCGGCCTCTTGGCTCCATTCTGTCGAGTGTAAGGGGCGCGTTTCAGATTGGGACCAGTTCTGCACCTTAGTTTGTGATCGCTTTGATCGTCACCAATATCAAACCCATATGAATCAATTTGATGCTCTTAAGCAGACAGGCTCAGTTGAGGAGTACTATAATAGGTTCATAGAACTTTCCCACCACATCTTGCTTTACAACCCGGCTTATGATCATGTCTTCTTTGTCACTCATTTTCTGCATGGTCTTAGAGATGAAATACGTTCTGCAATTACCCTACACCGTCCCAAAGATGTGGAGACTGCTAGTGCTCTTGCACTTTTGCAGGAATCGGAGTTGGAGCTCAGCAAGAAGAAGTTTCCATCCAAGAATGATAATGGCTGTTCTGTCAAATCTCTTATTAAGTCTGGGTATTCATCTGACAAAGGGAAGCAGAAAAGTGACACCAAGTCATCTGAAGATTCCAAACCCAATGATAAGCTGGATCTTCTTAAAGCTTATCGTAGAGATAAGGGTCTCTGTTTTAAATGTGGTGAGAAGTGGAGTAAACAACACCAATGCCCTCAACAAGTGCCTTTGCACATCATTGAAGAACTGTTGGAAGTCCTAGATCATTCTGATGGTGATACCTCTGATGATGGGGATCTCTGCAGTCCAATGGACTCTTCTCTCATGGCTTTATCTACTGCTTCTGTGCCAAcccaaaagaaaagaagaacaaTGCAGTTGCAGGGTTTCATTGGTAAGCAAGAAGTACTTATTTTAGTTGACTCAGGGAGTGTTTCTTCTTTCATCAGTGAATCGGTGGTCCAACAGCAAAAATTGTCTGTGACACCGATATCTTCAGAACATTTTGTTGTGGCTGATGGGGGTTCAGTTAGCTGTTCTGGATTGGTACAACAGTTGCAATGGTGGACTCAGGGGCATTGTTTCACCCAGGATATGCGAGTTTTAGCTTTGGGCAGTTTTGACATTATTTTGGGAGCTGATTGGTGGGATGATCATAGCCCCATGTGGGTGCATTGGCAACAGAAGAAAATGAGGTTTATGCATCGGGGCAAGAGTATCATGTTGCAGGGTCTGAAGCCTGACACCATAAACTATCGACCTATAGCCTGTCACAAGCTCAAGGGTCTTCTCAAAAGGAAAGCACTAACACATATTGTCCAGTTACAACGTGTACCATTATCTGCAGGACAGTCGGATACCATTGCAGTTGTGTCTGAACCAGTTCCATCTGATGTTGTTCCTCCTAAGATTCAGACAGTGTTGGACACCTTTCCTCATGTGTTCAAGGACACTACTGCTCTACCACCACAGCGTGGGTGTGATCACACTATTGACCTATTTCCAGGTGCCCAACCAGTTAATGCTCGACCTTATCGTTTTCCACCAGATCAAAAGGATGAAGTGGAAAAACAGTTAAGAGAAATGCTGCAAAAAGGATTAATCCGGACCAGTTCTAGTCCTTTTGCCTCCCCAGTCTTATTGGTACGAAAGAAAGACGGCTCATGGCGATTTTGTATCGACTACCGAAAGTTGAATGCTGTCACTGTCAAGAACAAACACCCCATGCCCATTGTGGAAGAGTTGCTTGATGAATTAGCTGGTTCAGCATGGTTTTCTAAATTGGACTTACGCTcaggctatcatcagatcaGGGTGGCCCCTCAAGATATCCACAAGACAACATTTCGTACCCATCAAGGCTTGTATGAATTTGTGGTGATGCCCTTTGGCTTGACAAATG contains:
- the LOC120709427 gene encoding uncharacterized protein LOC120709427, which gives rise to MDELMKRFDGFVAVMTKMLDKLSGLEEWRSTADVTMAKLLSSTTNTAPPPHHSEQVPSSSSRPPLQPVRPMTAPPHPSAHNFNPFDLNLAPPQDMHPSASSSERPSGHHVDHHHRDESELELSKKKFPSKNDNGCSVKSLIKSGYSSDKGKQKSDTKSSEDSKPNDKLDLLKAYRRDKGQSDTIAVVSEPVPSDVVPPKIQTVLDTFPHVFKDTTALPPQRGMCRAVRPATGTGAPTATAYCRVRRAVGPADGRDAGERRFPQQRPALRGAKRNRVAGPAVHSRAAGFGVGASADLKRETGSPRRRRRVTSVTTGSGAGEGSEEGAAGGGDRGRVRCLGGVLRLGSAVARGDSTLSQAKHAAARFALARLSLRE